One genomic region from Salvia hispanica cultivar TCC Black 2014 chromosome 2, UniMelb_Shisp_WGS_1.0, whole genome shotgun sequence encodes:
- the LOC125207954 gene encoding uncharacterized protein LOC125207954 codes for MNQFDKEYMKMAMLKHEETFREQVYELHRLYRIQKMLMKDMAKNARMDRSSTTTSITFNGPEPRPERAVEPVGKCGVPEMGYDDQTDLELTLGPRSFYEKKVSGPTTGSRSPSLKWGPETPVSNSPPWLFHALSLNMT; via the exons ATGAATCAGTTCGACAAGGAATACATGAAAATGGCCATGCTCAAGCACGAGGAAACATTTCGAGAGCag GTTTATGAGCTCCATCGCCTGTATCGAATACAGAAAATGCTGATGAAAGACATGGCAAAAAACGCGCGAATGGATAGGAGTAGCACCACGACTAGTATAACGTTTAACGGGCCGGAGCCAAGGCCCGAACGGGCCGTGGAGCCGGTTGGAAAATGTGGAGTTCCGGAGATGGGATACGATGATCAGACCGATCTTGAGCTGACTTTGGGCCCGAGAAGTTTCTACGAGAAGAAAGTGTCCGGGCCGACAACGGGGTCGAGAAGCCCGTCATTAAAATGGGGGCCCGAGACTCCGGTTTCGAATAGCCCGCCCTGGCTATTCCATGCCCTCAGTCTAAATATGACATGA